One genomic window of Geoanaerobacter pelophilus includes the following:
- a CDS encoding cytochrome c3 family protein, translated as MGCRKKGVFLVLLLQMLLPASLHAAMQLIYPAEKSWVYRSDYLIVKTNDSSISGIKLTVNGVDSEILQISSSDYRKLFQDILIVQPVWDAGKNTLLIEGYNGGQKVQSIATEIFYNPLGDRSLVPQEFIETTLHSAENEKICAICHVMTASSDKKASQNPASSPCATCHQKLVKVKYPHEPAVNFSCQYCHVKTDKPRHGTARRDSTLCVECHSDKTDEIKKNTFKHGPVAAGYCEICHDAHGSDFPGFMRRPINEVCLSCHEKIGKGPHVLRNTSQKGHPLSGKNDISPKRKGKELSCVSCHDPHGGVVRYFLQSRKEERMALCQFCHNK; from the coding sequence ATGGGATGTCGCAAGAAGGGCGTTTTCCTTGTTCTGCTGCTTCAGATGCTTTTGCCGGCAAGTCTCCACGCTGCTATGCAGTTAATTTATCCAGCAGAGAAAAGCTGGGTCTATCGCTCAGATTATCTTATCGTAAAGACCAACGATTCTTCTATTTCCGGGATCAAGTTAACTGTAAATGGGGTTGATTCTGAAATTTTGCAGATTTCATCATCTGACTATCGCAAACTGTTTCAGGATATTCTTATTGTGCAGCCGGTTTGGGATGCCGGAAAGAATACTCTCCTGATTGAGGGTTACAATGGCGGTCAGAAGGTGCAAAGTATTGCAACGGAAATCTTCTACAACCCTTTAGGGGATAGATCCTTAGTCCCGCAAGAATTTATTGAGACCACTTTGCATAGTGCCGAAAATGAGAAAATTTGTGCTATTTGCCATGTCATGACAGCGTCGAGTGATAAAAAAGCTTCACAGAATCCAGCTTCCAGCCCTTGCGCTACTTGTCATCAGAAATTAGTTAAGGTTAAGTATCCACATGAACCGGCAGTAAATTTTTCTTGCCAATATTGTCACGTAAAAACTGATAAGCCCCGGCACGGAACGGCAAGGCGTGACTCTACTCTTTGTGTAGAGTGTCATTCGGATAAGACTGATGAGATTAAGAAGAATACTTTCAAGCATGGTCCGGTGGCTGCAGGTTATTGTGAGATATGTCATGATGCGCATGGCAGTGACTTCCCTGGGTTTATGCGTCGGCCAATCAACGAGGTTTGTCTCTCCTGCCACGAAAAGATTGGCAAGGGGCCTCATGTCCTCCGGAATACTTCGCAAAAAGGCCATCCCCTTTCCGGGAAAAACGACATTTCTCCTAAAAGAAAAGGCAAGGAACTGTCTTGTGTTTCCTGCCATGACCCTCATGGTGGTGTAGTAAGGTATTTTCTGCAGAGTCGCAAAGAGGAAAGAATGGCTTTGTGTCAGTTCTGTCATAATAAATAG
- the ccsB gene encoding c-type cytochrome biogenesis protein CcsB codes for MSSSMLFNVTTIVYMISMIVFFAFLATKNKQIGLVGSWAAYAGWIVQSAAILLRWKESYDMGVGHAPLSNLYESVVFFSWTIILIYGIIEVKYKYRVIGAFVVPFALLGMAWAQLGLNSGIEPLVPALQSNWLLYHVITCFLGYAAFAVACGISIMYLIKERQESSDGDSPAGGIFSMFPAIRVLDDLNYKAIMIGFPLLTLGIVTGAAWANYAWGTYWSWDPKETWSLIVWFVYAAFLHARITRGWVGRRAAILSIVGFAATIFCYLGVNLFLSGLHSYGK; via the coding sequence ATGTCCAGTTCTATGCTGTTCAATGTCACAACGATAGTTTACATGATATCTATGATTGTCTTTTTTGCCTTTCTTGCCACCAAAAACAAACAGATCGGTTTGGTTGGCAGCTGGGCGGCTTATGCCGGCTGGATTGTTCAGTCTGCTGCCATACTCCTGCGCTGGAAAGAGTCCTACGACATGGGGGTCGGCCATGCGCCTCTCTCCAATCTCTATGAGTCCGTGGTCTTTTTTTCCTGGACGATCATTCTTATCTACGGAATTATCGAGGTAAAGTACAAGTACCGAGTTATCGGTGCGTTTGTTGTCCCTTTTGCGCTTCTTGGCATGGCATGGGCTCAGCTTGGCCTCAATAGTGGGATAGAGCCACTGGTTCCAGCTCTTCAGAGCAACTGGCTCCTTTACCATGTTATCACATGCTTCCTTGGGTATGCTGCGTTTGCTGTGGCTTGCGGAATTTCAATCATGTACCTGATCAAGGAGCGTCAGGAATCATCAGATGGAGACTCTCCAGCTGGGGGTATTTTCTCGATGTTCCCGGCAATAAGAGTGCTCGATGATCTTAATTACAAGGCGATTATGATCGGATTCCCCTTGCTTACCTTGGGAATTGTGACTGGTGCTGCTTGGGCCAACTATGCTTGGGGTACCTATTGGAGTTGGGACCCTAAAGAAACATGGTCTCTCATCGTCTGGTTTGTATATGCGGCTTTTCTTCATGCAAGAATTACCCGTGGCTGGGTTGGGAGAAGGGCGGCAATCCTATCTATTGTCGGCTTTGCCGCAACTATTTTCTGCTATCTTGGGGTTAACTTGTTTCTCTCAGGGCTACATAGTTACGGAAAATAA
- the resB gene encoding cytochrome c biogenesis protein ResB, translated as MTTNNKGFLQSLWDFFCSLKLAISLIIALAVTSIIGTVIPQAPNIPEQYIQSLSQTKLQLYEKLGFFDMYHSWWYILLLYLFTVNLVACSMKRLPRVWKTVTEPSLTLDEGLEKSLSLTRDLKLKGGLASLKDGLAGFLSKEFSSPVVTEKDGEVHLYAQKNPWCRLGVYVVHLSIVIIFIGAIVGSLFGYKGWVQITEGTSESKVLGRNNKTIDLGFAVKLEKFSVAFYETGAPKEFKSILTVLENGKPVSGYVNIPIVVNDPLTYKGITFYQSSYGPAGEGGTFFFTVKDRKGGAPIKITARQGESVQLPGGRTMHVTESTQDVRQFIPQMSGPAARIEVHSPGKQPDSFIVFRNFPKLDEDRGGDLIFSYDGSDEKFYTGLQVAKDPGVWVVWFGCTLMVIGIIMAFFMSHKRIWVRISSNGRVVVAGSASKNQPAFQGAFEELTAKMEKL; from the coding sequence TTGACAACGAATAACAAAGGCTTTCTACAGTCACTCTGGGATTTCTTCTGTTCACTCAAGCTGGCAATTTCCCTTATTATTGCTCTTGCCGTCACGTCGATCATCGGGACCGTGATTCCACAGGCTCCGAACATTCCCGAGCAATACATCCAATCACTGAGCCAGACAAAGCTCCAGCTCTATGAAAAGCTCGGTTTTTTCGACATGTACCACTCGTGGTGGTACATTCTGCTCCTCTATCTTTTTACCGTAAACCTGGTAGCATGCTCAATGAAAAGGCTCCCCAGGGTATGGAAGACGGTTACCGAGCCGAGCCTGACCCTTGATGAAGGGCTGGAAAAATCTCTGTCTTTGACTCGCGACCTTAAGCTGAAGGGTGGACTTGCCTCGTTGAAGGATGGGCTTGCCGGTTTTCTTTCCAAGGAGTTTTCTTCCCCTGTTGTAACGGAAAAAGATGGCGAAGTGCATCTTTATGCTCAGAAAAACCCCTGGTGTCGCCTTGGTGTTTATGTTGTTCATTTAAGCATTGTCATCATCTTTATCGGGGCTATCGTCGGATCGTTATTTGGCTACAAAGGATGGGTGCAGATAACTGAAGGCACAAGCGAATCAAAGGTTCTTGGCCGCAATAACAAGACAATCGACCTTGGTTTTGCCGTAAAGCTTGAAAAATTTTCGGTCGCTTTTTATGAGACCGGCGCTCCCAAAGAGTTCAAGAGTATCCTCACTGTGCTTGAGAACGGTAAGCCGGTTTCGGGTTATGTCAATATTCCGATAGTCGTCAATGATCCGCTGACCTACAAGGGAATAACTTTCTACCAGTCCAGCTACGGCCCTGCAGGCGAGGGTGGGACTTTTTTCTTTACCGTCAAGGATAGAAAGGGTGGGGCGCCCATAAAGATTACCGCTCGGCAGGGAGAGTCTGTTCAGCTCCCTGGAGGACGGACCATGCATGTTACCGAGTCTACTCAGGATGTGCGCCAGTTTATCCCGCAGATGTCGGGGCCCGCAGCCCGGATTGAAGTTCACTCACCAGGCAAACAGCCGGACAGCTTTATTGTGTTCCGCAATTTCCCGAAACTGGATGAGGATCGCGGGGGCGACTTGATCTTCTCTTATGACGGCTCAGATGAGAAGTTTTATACCGGACTGCAGGTTGCGAAGGATCCGGGAGTGTGGGTGGTCTGGTTTGGCTGCACTCTTATGGTCATCGGGATAATAATGGCCTTTTTCATGTCGCATAAACGAATTTGGGTCAGGATCTCGTCCAATGGTCGGGTTGTAGTTGCCGGCAGTGCAAGCAAGAATCAGCCGGCCTTTCAAGGTGCTTTTGAAGAGCTCACTGCTAAGATGGAAAAACTTTAA
- a CDS encoding cytochrome c3 family protein, which yields MKTIVALFAVVAFAGTAFGADVIEMKKGVKFNHKAHQASVGDCKKCHEKGPGKIAGFGKEMAHAKGCKGCHAELKKGPTSCKDCHK from the coding sequence ATGAAGACCATCGTTGCTTTGTTCGCAGTAGTTGCCTTTGCCGGAACCGCCTTTGGTGCAGATGTCATCGAAATGAAAAAAGGCGTCAAGTTCAATCACAAGGCTCACCAGGCTTCTGTTGGTGATTGCAAGAAATGCCATGAAAAAGGGCCGGGCAAGATCGCTGGATTTGGCAAGGAAATGGCTCACGCCAAGGGTTGCAAGGGATGCCACGCTGAGCTGAAGAAGGGGCCCACAAGCTGCAAGGATTGCCATAAATAA
- the purE gene encoding 5-(carboxyamino)imidazole ribonucleotide mutase — protein MKNPQVLVIMGSDSDLPVMEETSKILKQFGVTFEMRVSSAHRSPQRTAELAAGAAKREVKVIIAAAGMAAHLAGVIAAETTLPVIGVPIGGGPLNGVDALYAMVQMPGGIPVATMAIGKAGAKNAGILAVQMLALANPGLAEQLSAYKSQLSEEVAEKDAALQVKLTAGISS, from the coding sequence ATGAAGAATCCTCAAGTGCTGGTGATAATGGGGAGTGACTCCGATCTTCCGGTCATGGAAGAGACCTCCAAGATTCTGAAACAATTCGGGGTAACATTCGAGATGAGAGTTTCATCCGCTCATCGCTCTCCGCAGAGGACGGCAGAACTGGCAGCCGGGGCGGCAAAACGTGAGGTAAAGGTAATAATTGCTGCTGCCGGGATGGCGGCGCATCTGGCTGGGGTAATCGCTGCAGAGACAACACTGCCGGTTATCGGGGTGCCGATCGGTGGCGGTCCGCTTAATGGCGTAGATGCCCTGTATGCGATGGTGCAGATGCCAGGGGGGATTCCGGTGGCAACGATGGCCATAGGCAAGGCCGGCGCAAAAAATGCCGGGATACTGGCGGTACAGATGCTTGCCCTTGCGAATCCTGGGCTTGCAGAACAATTATCTGCCTATAAATCGCAGCTTTCTGAAGAAGTGGCGGAGAAGGATGCTGCTCTCCAGGTAAAATTGACGGCGGGGATTTCTTCTTGA
- a CDS encoding ArnT family glycosyltransferase, which produces MKSTLKTDMRQMMLLSVVCLICLIPFIGKPLHIDDPLYVWTAKQIAVAPTDFYGYRINWDWGVELPASDIIKNPPGMSYLLALAGVAGNWSETWLHLLVVVISLFLILGTYCLARELEADPLVAALVTLCTPLFMMSATVVMGDILMATSWLWAVFFWIRGGRTSSHACLVVAALLVSVSFFTKYFGICLVPLLLCYQLIKRKNLALCLPYLLLPVLAVVVYQLWTAGLYGRGLLFDAARFSVASKGGKLSLFGQGFVCLVFTGGGMLSLVSLLPLVPGARKACSCLFVLFLVISSVLFLQGGYAGRPFAGPEGFQWLQLLHAALFGAVGTALIALLLWAVIVDRSAETLFLVLWIAGTLVFTAYLNWTISGRNLLPSLPAVGILAGRLLPVTVNSRSPVLRYGFFGPVLLLSLMVAWGDKSHAESARLAAVRAGSLKTSASQKLYFQGHWGFQYYLQLLGGVPADTRNMAGNRGDVLAIPANNSFTRMPDMNAVDLLETVTYRAGQLVSVMNPAAGAGYYASARGPLPYLFAKKHDETYYVFRYR; this is translated from the coding sequence TTGAAATCTACTTTGAAAACCGATATGCGGCAAATGATGCTCCTTAGTGTTGTCTGCCTGATCTGCCTCATTCCATTTATCGGCAAACCACTGCATATTGATGATCCTCTCTATGTCTGGACTGCGAAACAAATCGCTGTTGCCCCGACTGATTTTTACGGCTACCGCATCAACTGGGACTGGGGTGTTGAACTCCCGGCATCGGACATCATCAAAAACCCGCCGGGGATGTCGTATCTTCTGGCCCTGGCAGGGGTTGCCGGCAACTGGAGCGAGACATGGCTCCATCTGCTCGTGGTCGTCATCTCGCTTTTTCTCATTCTCGGCACCTACTGCCTAGCACGTGAGCTTGAGGCCGATCCGCTTGTCGCTGCACTGGTCACTCTCTGTACTCCCCTGTTTATGATGTCAGCCACCGTCGTGATGGGAGATATCCTGATGGCGACGAGTTGGCTCTGGGCGGTTTTTTTCTGGATCAGGGGTGGGCGCACAAGCTCCCATGCCTGTCTTGTCGTTGCGGCACTGTTGGTCTCGGTCTCGTTCTTCACAAAGTACTTCGGAATCTGCCTCGTCCCGCTGCTTCTGTGCTACCAGTTGATCAAGCGGAAAAACCTGGCACTCTGTCTTCCCTATCTGCTGTTGCCGGTTCTCGCAGTTGTGGTTTACCAACTGTGGACCGCCGGACTGTACGGGCGGGGGCTGCTGTTCGATGCCGCGCGTTTCTCCGTTGCCAGCAAAGGGGGGAAACTCAGCCTGTTCGGGCAAGGGTTCGTCTGTCTCGTTTTTACCGGCGGCGGCATGCTTTCGCTGGTATCGCTCTTGCCGCTCGTCCCAGGAGCGAGGAAGGCCTGTTCCTGCCTCTTCGTCCTGTTCTTGGTGATCTCATCCGTGCTGTTCTTGCAGGGGGGATATGCTGGCCGTCCCTTTGCCGGTCCGGAAGGGTTTCAGTGGCTCCAGTTGCTGCATGCCGCTTTATTCGGTGCTGTCGGCACCGCTCTTATAGCTCTTCTCTTGTGGGCAGTCATTGTTGATCGATCTGCCGAAACCCTGTTCCTGGTGCTCTGGATTGCGGGGACGCTGGTTTTTACCGCATACCTTAACTGGACCATAAGCGGCCGCAACCTGCTCCCCAGCCTGCCGGCCGTGGGGATCCTTGCGGGACGGTTATTGCCCGTAACCGTCAATTCTCGATCCCCGGTGCTCAGGTATGGTTTCTTTGGTCCAGTACTGCTCCTCTCTCTCATGGTTGCATGGGGTGACAAGAGCCATGCCGAATCAGCAAGACTCGCCGCTGTCCGAGCCGGCAGTCTCAAGACCTCAGCTTCGCAAAAGCTCTATTTCCAGGGACACTGGGGGTTTCAGTATTATCTGCAGCTTCTTGGTGGTGTCCCGGCGGATACACGCAATATGGCCGGAAACAGGGGTGATGTCCTGGCAATCCCTGCCAACAACAGCTTTACCAGAATGCCGGATATGAACGCCGTAGATCTGCTCGAGACCGTTACCTACCGGGCCGGCCAGTTAGTTTCGGTCATGAATCCGGCAGCTGGTGCAGGCTATTATGCGTCAGCCCGCGGCCCTCTGCCGTACCTTTTCGCGAAAAAGCATGATGAAACGTATTATGTCTTCAGGTACAGGTAG
- a CDS encoding glycosyltransferase family 2 protein: MINGKKIVVVLPAYNASKTLEKTYSEIPLEFVDDLVLVDDASKDDTAAVARNLGINTIVHEQNKGYGGNQKTCYRAALDLGADIVVMLHPDYQYTPKLVTAMASMIAFGEFDAVLASRILGVGALKGGMPLYKYISNRFLTFVENLLLGQKLSEYHTGYRAFSREVLERLPLDANSDDFVFDNQMLAQIVWYGYRIGEVSCPTKYFPEASSINFLRSVKYGCGVLMTAVEFRLALLGLISPERLPRLR, from the coding sequence ATGATAAATGGTAAAAAAATAGTTGTTGTGCTTCCGGCATACAATGCATCGAAGACCCTGGAAAAGACCTACAGCGAGATCCCGCTTGAATTCGTGGATGATCTGGTCCTTGTTGACGATGCCAGCAAGGACGATACTGCGGCAGTGGCGCGCAACTTAGGGATTAATACCATTGTTCACGAGCAGAACAAGGGGTATGGTGGCAACCAGAAAACTTGTTATCGGGCTGCCCTCGATCTTGGTGCGGACATCGTGGTAATGCTGCACCCGGATTACCAGTACACTCCCAAACTGGTCACCGCCATGGCGTCGATGATCGCCTTTGGCGAGTTTGATGCCGTTCTTGCTTCAAGGATTCTTGGTGTAGGCGCGCTGAAGGGTGGTATGCCGCTGTATAAATACATCTCAAACCGCTTTCTCACTTTCGTGGAAAATCTCCTGCTCGGCCAGAAACTGTCGGAGTATCACACCGGATACCGAGCCTTTTCCCGTGAGGTCCTGGAACGATTGCCACTTGATGCCAATTCCGACGATTTTGTGTTTGACAACCAGATGCTTGCCCAGATTGTCTGGTACGGTTACCGGATCGGCGAGGTAAGCTGTCCGACGAAATATTTCCCCGAGGCCTCGTCAATCAATTTCTTGCGCAGCGTAAAATACGGGTGCGGCGTACTAATGACTGCCGTTGAGTTTAGGCTCGCCCTCCTTGGCCTGATTTCTCCCGAACGTTTGCCGCGTTTGCGTTGA
- a CDS encoding STT3 domain-containing protein, producing MLPKRGGLDSSWLCLTAIAIIGLAFRAASYGNFLNPNGGFWFDGPDPYDHLRRIFLGVKSFPTIPSFDSYAAYPKGLGQIWSPLYDYLLSAIALLFGGSDAVIQTVGFLANPVYTVATLILTFLVSARLLNSKISGLAAAFTVAVFPGHIAYTHAAKLDHHVWEPLAILTLVSFSFLGRKETFEGRKAALASLAFPLTILMWRGATLFWGILFLYLLLRGRMEYARGRTSYLYESIVACFGGAVWVSLVCLFNTWGSSGFSYGIVSWFHVCVLVQFALVLTILGTAGSVSALAKRLAGIALLVGVAMLFPPVRTLGYEILSGLSFIGGSDSWLDSIGEQQSLFRWGVAGFFRFVTLLWVALPVAVILAFREWRQGGTRDMNLLALMVWGTGMLPLLRLRYSVVLSIPVALGTAYLFGKIWHRWPQIRHRVAACGGILLCLAPAGQDYRSFLTFASPPVVVTGEYGKGGVFEWLKNNTPVTSYYDCPLTVPEYGILASWGLGSKLYYLAHRPSVATAFGWEAHGIYEISGFLTTGNPAIAYDIATRNRARYILIRDEDYNFEFGIAKDGVKKGKLPPGTVSVPDPDGSVYQRLKYFDGSAISSKVRFLPALGNYRLVHESSEQFDTPVMPVSHYKVFEVVPGAMAKGVCLPGDPVTLTLSLRTSTGRTVPFSDRTEADAAGRFSFRVPYATGTRQGDTVPLGKYAVSCGRQSSYSFAVSEEMIVRGGTVSLAK from the coding sequence ATGTTGCCTAAAAGGGGTGGCCTTGATAGTTCCTGGTTATGCCTGACTGCAATAGCCATAATCGGGCTCGCTTTCCGGGCCGCATCATACGGGAATTTCCTGAACCCTAACGGCGGGTTCTGGTTTGACGGTCCTGATCCGTACGACCACCTTAGAAGGATCTTCCTGGGGGTAAAGTCTTTTCCTACCATCCCGTCCTTTGACAGTTATGCCGCTTATCCCAAAGGTCTGGGACAGATATGGTCGCCCCTTTACGATTATCTGTTGTCGGCAATAGCGCTTCTCTTCGGCGGCTCTGATGCCGTTATCCAGACCGTCGGGTTTTTGGCAAACCCGGTGTATACTGTGGCGACACTGATTCTCACCTTTCTGGTGTCCGCTCGATTATTAAACAGTAAAATTTCCGGATTGGCGGCGGCCTTCACTGTGGCGGTATTTCCGGGACACATCGCTTATACTCATGCAGCAAAGCTCGATCATCACGTCTGGGAGCCGCTTGCCATCCTGACGCTGGTCTCCTTCTCGTTTCTCGGCAGGAAAGAGACCTTCGAAGGGCGGAAAGCCGCGCTTGCCTCTCTGGCCTTTCCCCTCACGATACTGATGTGGCGGGGAGCCACGCTCTTCTGGGGGATACTTTTTCTGTATCTGCTGCTCCGGGGAAGGATGGAATATGCCAGGGGAAGGACCAGCTACCTGTACGAGTCTATTGTGGCCTGTTTTGGTGGCGCTGTATGGGTAAGTCTTGTTTGTCTGTTCAATACCTGGGGCTCCTCAGGGTTTTCGTACGGAATCGTCTCGTGGTTTCATGTGTGCGTGCTAGTCCAGTTTGCCCTTGTCCTGACAATCCTCGGCACAGCCGGTTCTGTTTCGGCCTTGGCCAAACGGTTGGCTGGGATAGCTCTGCTGGTGGGGGTGGCAATGCTGTTCCCGCCGGTCAGGACCCTGGGGTATGAAATCCTTTCCGGTCTCAGTTTCATCGGCGGAAGCGATTCCTGGCTCGACTCCATCGGCGAGCAGCAGAGTCTGTTTCGTTGGGGGGTAGCCGGTTTTTTCAGGTTTGTCACCCTGTTGTGGGTCGCTCTGCCAGTTGCGGTGATCCTGGCTTTCAGGGAATGGCGGCAGGGTGGTACTCGCGACATGAACCTGCTGGCTCTCATGGTGTGGGGAACCGGGATGTTGCCGTTGCTTCGTCTGCGGTACTCGGTCGTGCTTTCAATACCGGTTGCCCTGGGTACGGCTTATCTCTTCGGGAAGATCTGGCATCGATGGCCGCAGATCCGGCATCGGGTGGCTGCCTGTGGAGGCATTTTGCTTTGTCTTGCACCGGCCGGGCAAGACTACCGCTCTTTCCTGACCTTTGCCAGCCCTCCAGTGGTTGTCACAGGCGAGTATGGCAAGGGAGGGGTCTTCGAGTGGTTGAAGAACAACACTCCAGTCACTTCATATTACGATTGTCCGCTAACGGTGCCAGAATACGGCATTCTCGCGTCTTGGGGGTTGGGGTCGAAGCTTTACTACCTGGCACACCGCCCCTCAGTTGCCACGGCATTCGGCTGGGAGGCCCATGGGATCTACGAGATCTCAGGATTCCTAACGACTGGGAACCCAGCGATTGCCTATGATATTGCGACCAGGAATCGGGCCCGATACATACTGATACGGGACGAGGACTATAACTTCGAATTCGGGATCGCCAAGGACGGTGTGAAAAAGGGTAAACTCCCTCCGGGAACAGTCAGTGTCCCTGACCCGGACGGATCGGTCTATCAGCGGTTGAAATACTTCGACGGCTCTGCCATAAGCTCAAAGGTTAGGTTCCTGCCTGCTCTGGGTAACTACCGGCTGGTACACGAATCTTCGGAGCAGTTTGACACGCCGGTAATGCCGGTAAGCCACTACAAGGTCTTCGAAGTCGTTCCGGGGGCAATGGCGAAAGGCGTCTGCCTTCCCGGAGATCCGGTCACGCTCACGCTTTCGTTGCGCACCTCTACCGGTCGCACCGTGCCGTTTTCCGACAGGACAGAGGCCGACGCTGCCGGCAGATTTTCATTTCGGGTTCCGTACGCGACCGGAACTCGTCAGGGAGATACGGTCCCGTTGGGGAAGTATGCCGTGTCTTGCGGCAGGCAATCGAGTTATTCGTTCGCCGTATCTGAAGAAATGATAGTCCGCGGGGGTACGGTTTCTCTGGCCAAATAG
- the purD gene encoding phosphoribosylamine--glycine ligase, producing MKILVIGSGGREHALVWKISQSPLVTKVYCAPGNPGIGQIAENVALKVDDLPGLLSFAQKEEIGLTVVGPELPLSLGIVDLFEEYGLKIFGARRNAALIEASKAFSKDIMKKYQVPTAFYEVFSEVEPAIAYIEKHGAPIVVKADGLAAGKGVIVAQTKDEAIVAVRDMLSGNAFGDAGSRVVIEEFLRGEEASFLAITDGKNIIPLASAQDHKAVFDDDKGPNTGGMGAYSPAPVVTPAIHEKAMTEVMRRTIDGMAAEGRPYRGVLYAGLMIDGDSVKTLEFNARFGDPECQPLLMRMKSDIVPVLLAVANGDISGFTLEWHDQAAVCVVMAAKGYPGDYPKGDLISGLDLAATMPHLMVFHAGTSSAGTSFATNGGRVLGVTALGDTVKDAIDRAYAGVSVIGWDGVHFRRDIGSKALGR from the coding sequence ATGAAAATTCTGGTAATCGGTTCCGGTGGGCGGGAGCATGCGCTGGTCTGGAAAATAAGCCAGTCGCCGCTGGTGACTAAGGTATATTGTGCGCCGGGTAACCCCGGTATCGGCCAGATCGCCGAGAATGTGGCGCTGAAGGTGGACGATCTGCCCGGTTTGCTGTCATTCGCCCAAAAAGAGGAAATCGGGCTCACGGTCGTGGGTCCGGAACTCCCCTTGTCCCTTGGGATCGTCGATCTTTTTGAAGAGTATGGCTTGAAAATCTTTGGAGCGCGGCGCAATGCTGCGCTGATCGAAGCGAGTAAGGCGTTCTCCAAGGATATTATGAAGAAGTACCAGGTGCCGACCGCGTTTTATGAGGTGTTCAGTGAGGTGGAACCCGCCATTGCCTACATAGAAAAGCATGGTGCCCCGATTGTGGTCAAGGCGGACGGTTTGGCAGCGGGTAAAGGGGTTATTGTCGCCCAGACCAAGGATGAGGCAATCGTCGCGGTCAGAGACATGTTGTCGGGTAACGCCTTTGGCGATGCCGGTTCCCGGGTGGTCATCGAAGAGTTCCTCCGGGGGGAAGAGGCGTCATTCCTGGCGATCACCGATGGTAAGAACATCATCCCGCTGGCCAGCGCCCAGGACCACAAAGCGGTCTTCGACGACGACAAGGGGCCGAATACCGGAGGCATGGGGGCTTACTCCCCGGCGCCGGTCGTTACCCCAGCCATTCATGAAAAAGCAATGACCGAGGTCATGCGTCGTACCATAGACGGAATGGCTGCCGAGGGGCGGCCATATCGCGGAGTCCTGTATGCCGGTCTGATGATCGACGGCGATTCCGTCAAGACACTGGAGTTCAACGCTCGGTTCGGCGACCCAGAATGTCAGCCGTTGCTGATGCGGATGAAGTCGGATATCGTTCCGGTTCTTCTTGCCGTGGCCAACGGCGATATCTCCGGGTTTACGCTTGAATGGCACGACCAGGCTGCGGTGTGTGTCGTGATGGCGGCAAAAGGGTATCCGGGGGATTATCCCAAAGGGGATCTGATCAGCGGCCTCGATCTTGCAGCAACAATGCCTCACCTGATGGTCTTCCATGCCGGCACCTCGTCTGCCGGGACCTCATTCGCCACCAACGGCGGCCGGGTTCTGGGCGTAACCGCACTGGGTGATACGGTGAAGGACGCCATAGATCGAGCATATGCCGGTGTTTCGGTCATCGGCTGGGACGGTGTGCATTTTCGCAGGGATATCGGCAGCAAGGCATTGGGGCGGTGA